One segment of Pseudoalteromonas rubra DNA contains the following:
- a CDS encoding SDR family oxidoreductase, which translates to MKKVVLITGGSRGIGAASAKLLAGQGYQVAVNYKSNHAAAEQVVAQIRAQGGIADSFAADICEEAQVVQLCEDIKSQLGPISHLVNNAGVLATQIRVEDMTAERINQMLCTNVTPYFICAREVLKQIRAYHQADMCAIVNVSSAASYLGAANEYVDYAAAKGAIDSFTRGLSLELASDGIRVNCVRPGCIYTDIHADGGEPGRVDRLASYLPLQRGGKPEEVASAIAWLLSDQASYATGTFIDLAGGK; encoded by the coding sequence ATGAAAAAAGTCGTTTTAATCACGGGAGGCAGCCGAGGGATCGGTGCGGCTAGCGCCAAGTTGCTTGCCGGACAGGGTTATCAGGTAGCCGTTAATTATAAATCTAACCATGCGGCTGCTGAACAGGTGGTTGCGCAGATCCGCGCACAAGGGGGCATTGCGGATAGCTTTGCCGCTGATATTTGCGAAGAGGCACAGGTGGTTCAGCTATGCGAAGACATCAAATCACAATTGGGGCCTATCTCACATCTGGTCAATAATGCCGGAGTGCTGGCTACTCAAATACGCGTGGAAGACATGACAGCTGAACGCATTAATCAGATGTTGTGCACCAATGTAACGCCCTACTTTATCTGCGCCAGAGAGGTGCTTAAGCAGATCCGTGCATATCATCAGGCGGACATGTGTGCCATCGTGAATGTGTCATCGGCGGCTTCCTATCTTGGAGCCGCAAATGAGTACGTAGACTATGCGGCAGCCAAAGGCGCCATTGACAGCTTCACGCGCGGCTTATCTCTGGAGCTCGCGTCAGACGGGATCCGTGTGAATTGTGTCCGTCCGGGATGTATCTATACCGATATTCATGCCGATGGTGGTGAACCAGGCAGAGTCGACAGGCTGGCTTCATACTTGCCACTGCAACGAGGTGGTAAACCCGAAGAGGTGGCCAGTGCCATCGCCTGGTTGCTCAGTGATCAGGCAAGCTATGCGACAGGTACCTTTATTGATTTAGCTGGTGGGAAATAG
- a CDS encoding FG-GAP-like repeat-containing protein: MKTIIQIISLLFLFSSLAQASVAQSPSVYEDSSGNIYIQSPKQFVLIAGEIDVPLYVYPTMGLLKLRYSNGQWTREILYESQFRAIESQLQLSASLTERLRWQDIDGDGTRDYVLFTDASSHHDASLISIGTKSGAIRALKLPSGTNLANNYQLIDVNGDGRLDVKSGSEVFLASANGTFLYTGQGAVEPASKIDTTAGNFRVDETGQATYSIPVALPKGPGGIKPSVSISYSSAAGVGNAGYGWNVAAASAITRCTKNIATDGKQQAVRMQKSDGYCLDGNRLILVSGTYGAANSTYRTELSNFMTIKAIGTDSSNTGPKGFVVESKDGDTKYYGDTSLSSDSDAFVKPAGSSAKGAHTWALKQVSDIFGNKITYHYTTNTSLGYHLLNYIAYGKVKVNFDYTDRNTRQYGYAYGGKVANVKRISGIEVTRGGEAYRYYNINGDGSKHDYIDSIQECTSISADKSCKYALTFDYKKDTSDVGFAVAANQTSGIRTTTLLTDFNGDGRSDFLYTNSTGKVLSVKIAGHDTDVITSNLKSVNDFKLTDVNGDGYTDIIYAQTSGSTTKWYAKAYQPATQTVSDMICDDGVQPYGADLMHADYLEQVQSADSVRTEAFSQPASLSATQLQGRGICYPNEYVERLSFSSAVALAPGYSSSTMFVDIDGDGLSDWLSSYGRKLAYRKNIESNNALGRDYGALDYFYEFSTADFSPDRSSQGCNSSYSIERKFTKSADINADGVSDFIVRLKTTYSPRYQGVPGCSTTAYKDKLLLSKGTDEYSKFEYDFSGVEDIRFADLNGDGLSDLVFAKNNGWQYRLGTGNAAAPLQSAKSLSILSEKMGTESYRGNVHFADVNQDNIADIIALNHARVVDREGYCRWVGDGQPHGIEPEVPALAEEVATTSWRNCDTGYIWVDTTYTDGMQATVWTGKTTSATSIGYTEIKLGGELKGTGHTLKIGDIDGDGLVDVLRSSTAATSNATFAHYRNTMLSASVASHKLTKITTGFGVETDINYKKISDDAVYTHLPAFNTLGKVNANFFSPKFGMWLVSSVYSDSNGSGSSAQQVGVKYKYSGFKIDKLGRGPQGFYEIETTDPQTNIKTTTRYHQSWPLTGKPQFTKSYAGDHLITHATSTWNQHTDKLGSLFVYLRHSDEKGWQVGSDGTRRPIKRIMVTNSYDSGLTDKWGNLTSNTTATYMPTGSGQDSWTVAHITSSTNAYYTGADYLRHGRLKSSSVRQLQYAKQGLAYSNLTRKTEFTYYDNLMLQSETVAPECSDSVTSRNDVNHCDASNKYTKTLHYDAFGNVKQTDVTAGSETRSTYTQYDSTGELIVRKTNALNQAVTFLYNGVSNPDGRIVSVTETSPNGLSKTQLLNQWGEVVEIHFADGNYQKSETLSCGSSSLCSSVNGRYYTKSTQPGVAAQYQVFDIYGRNVRNTKALVDGSVAYEDITYDKHNNPITKTLPYKLGETKYTTRFDFDSYNRLEKTTLPSGKVTSVQYLGHLTRTTDVGGSNDNYSATSYKRDEMQDVQGRTLYKTDPYTGSNPDIVNRVKFNYNALGNAVSTTNAVYNSSSGQFKNTVTTTHYDRYGRKIKVEDPSRGTWKQYYNGFGEVVKEVNGRSETKETFYNKLGQVSRTVQLDKTVSGRSLVSCNVYGNSKSARNIGKLTDAYQFRVTGSAASCENLIANNTASISKHYTFDDLGRPESSVTKNAGGEFKSVSSYNSLGQVSQVALPNGMFVKSYYTNGQLRSNYDAATNKLLSKIERVDAQGRVTQQTFAGGVSRTQSFEKDSAFIDSISISNATQTLYTVNYKHDIRGTTRHRISQYYEPGVGNDSFKFTESFGYENNGLQRLETRTVSHASTRYGVSLRLANQTYSYDAYGNIKTNTNVGTYHYTNTNNPYQLTSVSGASGKRSYSMSYDSHGNIVNDGQRRFYYTQFDKPYKISKDSNTYTEFRYDEAGNRYYRKDVQLVNGSSQTKQVYYVDKVYELIKQTGGKDSSGSTLPSQIEHRWYAGGVVISQVEGQAQKTQVAHSDMLGSTVLVTNDSGSAIAQYIYDPWGKQQRVYAASEMGSSLLPLTQMRAFTGHEQVDQLEVIHMNGRIYDANLGRFLQADPFVQFPDLTQSHNRYSYVLNNPLTYNDPSGYFLKKLMKITGLSSLLKAIAKIPILDAAVSIALGIYAPWALPLYQGLKTYAVTGSFGAALKAYVISSVTIGVSEVIGTALPFETGGLTSLANVASHAMVGGITSVLQGGKFGHGFVSSMVSASMKGFMNPKTTNFGNAYTRTIIAGLVGGTVSELTGGKFANGAVTSAMQWWYNAEGGSAVKYGSRERPLGYKAEGFVSRMGKDGKYYWVDPLSKPASFSESYLPSQTGEDMKSYNETTNEEWASAVGVAALVVGAPGTMTAMLSSTFLSFIAYGLVPNTQNAIGMLLGPVGKSYQYIYKPLGQTMDNIGVVNGVHGTGVIQGMTNYVEKPPGE, translated from the coding sequence ATGAAAACAATAATACAAATAATAAGCTTGTTATTTCTGTTTTCCTCACTGGCACAGGCGAGTGTTGCACAGTCGCCCAGTGTCTATGAGGATAGCTCGGGAAATATCTATATTCAGTCGCCTAAGCAGTTTGTCTTAATTGCCGGTGAAATAGACGTGCCTTTATACGTCTACCCCACAATGGGGTTACTCAAACTGAGATACAGTAACGGTCAGTGGACCCGTGAAATACTCTATGAATCACAGTTTAGAGCCATAGAATCTCAGCTTCAGCTTAGCGCCTCGCTAACAGAGCGCCTGCGCTGGCAAGACATAGATGGTGACGGTACCAGAGATTATGTCCTTTTCACCGATGCGTCTTCTCATCATGATGCGAGTCTCATTTCGATTGGCACCAAGTCGGGCGCGATCCGTGCACTTAAGCTGCCGTCGGGTACCAATTTAGCTAATAATTATCAACTTATTGATGTCAATGGTGACGGTCGATTGGATGTGAAGTCCGGCTCAGAAGTTTTCCTGGCATCGGCAAATGGCACTTTCTTATACACCGGACAAGGCGCAGTAGAGCCAGCCAGCAAAATAGATACCACTGCGGGCAACTTTAGGGTTGATGAGACGGGTCAGGCAACCTACTCAATACCTGTGGCTTTACCTAAGGGCCCTGGTGGCATCAAGCCGTCGGTTTCTATCTCTTATAGCTCTGCTGCGGGCGTCGGTAATGCCGGGTATGGATGGAATGTCGCAGCTGCTTCTGCCATTACCCGATGTACAAAAAACATTGCAACAGACGGTAAGCAACAAGCGGTCAGAATGCAAAAGAGCGACGGATATTGTTTAGATGGTAATCGTCTGATCCTGGTCAGTGGCACTTATGGTGCGGCAAACAGCACCTATCGCACTGAGCTGTCTAACTTTATGACCATTAAAGCAATCGGTACAGATAGCAGTAACACCGGACCCAAAGGCTTTGTTGTTGAATCCAAAGATGGCGATACAAAATACTACGGCGACACGTCGTTAAGCAGTGACAGTGATGCGTTTGTCAAACCGGCTGGCAGTTCAGCGAAAGGGGCACACACCTGGGCGCTGAAACAAGTCAGTGATATTTTCGGCAATAAAATTACCTATCACTACACCACCAATACGAGCCTTGGCTACCACCTGTTGAACTATATTGCTTATGGAAAAGTAAAAGTTAACTTTGATTACACTGACCGTAATACCCGCCAATATGGTTACGCCTATGGGGGTAAGGTGGCGAATGTAAAACGCATCTCGGGAATTGAGGTTACACGCGGCGGTGAGGCATACCGTTATTACAATATCAATGGTGATGGTAGTAAGCATGACTATATTGACAGCATTCAGGAATGTACCTCAATCAGTGCTGATAAGTCATGTAAGTATGCACTTACGTTTGATTATAAAAAAGACACCAGCGATGTTGGGTTTGCTGTCGCTGCAAACCAAACTTCAGGAATAAGAACAACGACCTTACTGACGGATTTTAACGGCGATGGTCGCTCGGACTTCTTATATACCAATAGTACGGGCAAAGTACTGAGCGTTAAGATCGCAGGTCATGATACAGATGTGATCACCTCAAACCTGAAGTCGGTTAATGATTTTAAACTGACGGATGTGAACGGTGACGGTTATACCGATATCATCTATGCACAAACGTCGGGCTCGACAACCAAGTGGTATGCAAAGGCCTATCAGCCTGCTACGCAAACGGTGTCGGATATGATCTGTGATGATGGTGTGCAGCCTTACGGTGCAGATCTGATGCATGCTGATTATTTAGAGCAAGTACAGTCAGCAGATAGCGTACGTACCGAAGCGTTTTCTCAGCCAGCCAGCCTGAGCGCTACGCAATTGCAAGGCAGAGGGATTTGTTATCCAAATGAGTATGTTGAACGACTCTCGTTTAGCTCGGCTGTGGCACTGGCGCCTGGGTATTCAAGTTCTACTATGTTCGTCGATATTGACGGTGATGGCTTGTCTGACTGGTTATCCAGCTATGGCAGAAAGCTGGCCTATCGTAAGAACATAGAATCTAATAACGCACTGGGCCGGGACTACGGCGCACTTGATTATTTCTATGAGTTTAGCACTGCAGACTTTTCTCCAGATAGGAGTAGCCAGGGGTGTAACTCGTCTTATTCAATAGAGCGTAAATTCACCAAAAGTGCGGATATTAACGCAGATGGTGTGTCCGACTTTATTGTTAGACTGAAAACGACTTACAGTCCACGCTATCAAGGAGTACCTGGGTGCTCTACAACTGCCTACAAAGACAAACTATTACTGAGTAAAGGCACGGATGAGTATAGCAAGTTCGAGTATGACTTCAGTGGTGTGGAAGACATTCGGTTTGCTGACTTAAATGGTGATGGCCTGTCTGATCTGGTATTTGCTAAAAACAATGGCTGGCAGTATCGCCTGGGTACCGGCAATGCGGCAGCACCGTTACAATCGGCAAAAAGTTTGTCGATACTCTCTGAAAAAATGGGCACTGAGAGTTACCGGGGCAACGTTCACTTTGCTGATGTAAACCAGGATAATATTGCTGATATTATCGCGCTTAATCATGCTCGAGTAGTAGATCGTGAGGGGTATTGCCGCTGGGTAGGCGATGGCCAGCCCCATGGTATTGAGCCTGAAGTACCTGCGTTAGCAGAGGAAGTGGCAACCACGTCATGGCGTAATTGTGACACGGGCTATATCTGGGTTGACACGACCTACACTGATGGGATGCAGGCGACGGTCTGGACAGGGAAAACAACCAGCGCCACCAGTATTGGCTACACGGAAATCAAACTGGGTGGTGAATTAAAAGGCACTGGTCATACGCTTAAAATTGGTGACATAGATGGTGATGGCCTGGTTGATGTGTTGCGCAGTAGTACTGCTGCGACGTCCAATGCAACTTTTGCGCATTATCGTAATACGATGCTGAGCGCCAGTGTTGCCTCACATAAGCTGACTAAAATCACCACGGGTTTCGGTGTTGAAACGGATATTAACTATAAGAAGATATCAGACGACGCGGTGTACACCCATTTACCGGCGTTTAATACCTTAGGTAAGGTAAATGCGAACTTCTTCTCACCAAAATTTGGTATGTGGCTGGTGAGTAGTGTTTATTCGGACTCTAATGGCAGTGGCTCATCGGCCCAGCAAGTGGGTGTTAAATACAAATACTCAGGGTTTAAGATTGATAAACTGGGTCGAGGGCCTCAGGGTTTCTATGAAATAGAAACTACCGATCCGCAAACGAACATCAAAACGACGACGCGCTATCATCAGAGCTGGCCACTGACGGGCAAGCCTCAGTTCACCAAGTCTTATGCCGGCGATCATCTGATCACGCATGCAACCTCTACCTGGAATCAGCATACCGATAAGCTGGGGTCATTATTCGTTTATCTTCGCCACAGTGATGAAAAAGGCTGGCAGGTAGGCTCCGATGGCACCCGTCGTCCCATCAAGCGGATTATGGTCACCAACAGCTATGACTCAGGACTGACTGACAAGTGGGGTAACCTGACCAGTAATACGACGGCGACCTATATGCCAACTGGCAGTGGTCAGGATAGCTGGACTGTGGCGCACATCACCAGTTCAACTAACGCCTATTATACGGGTGCGGACTATCTGAGACATGGGCGCTTAAAGTCAAGCTCGGTGAGACAGCTGCAATATGCTAAGCAGGGTCTGGCTTATTCCAATCTGACCCGTAAAACCGAGTTTACTTACTACGATAACTTGATGCTGCAAAGCGAAACGGTTGCCCCAGAATGCTCTGACAGCGTGACTAGCCGCAATGATGTGAATCACTGTGATGCCAGTAACAAGTACACGAAAACACTGCATTACGATGCGTTTGGTAATGTGAAGCAAACTGATGTCACCGCGGGCTCAGAGACGCGTTCTACGTATACTCAGTATGATAGTACGGGTGAGCTGATTGTCAGAAAGACGAATGCGCTAAACCAGGCAGTCACGTTTTTATATAATGGTGTGAGCAACCCGGATGGGCGCATTGTTTCTGTGACGGAAACCAGCCCCAATGGCTTGTCAAAAACACAGCTTCTGAACCAGTGGGGAGAAGTGGTAGAGATTCACTTTGCGGATGGTAATTATCAGAAGAGTGAAACCTTATCGTGTGGCAGCAGCTCGCTGTGCTCATCAGTGAACGGACGCTACTATACTAAATCCACTCAGCCAGGTGTGGCTGCGCAGTATCAGGTATTTGATATATATGGCCGCAATGTGCGCAATACCAAAGCACTGGTCGATGGGAGTGTGGCGTACGAGGATATCACCTACGATAAGCACAACAACCCGATCACCAAGACATTGCCTTATAAATTGGGAGAGACTAAGTACACGACGCGTTTTGATTTTGACAGCTACAATCGTCTGGAAAAAACGACGCTACCTAGTGGCAAAGTGACAAGCGTTCAGTATCTGGGTCATTTAACCCGTACCACGGATGTGGGTGGCAGTAATGATAACTACAGCGCAACCAGTTACAAACGCGATGAAATGCAGGATGTGCAGGGCCGTACATTGTATAAGACAGATCCTTATACGGGCTCTAATCCGGATATTGTGAACCGTGTTAAATTTAACTACAACGCGTTAGGTAACGCAGTGAGCACAACCAATGCGGTTTATAATAGTAGCTCAGGACAGTTCAAAAACACTGTAACCACAACTCACTACGACCGTTATGGCAGAAAAATTAAGGTAGAAGATCCCAGCCGAGGAACCTGGAAACAGTATTACAACGGTTTCGGAGAGGTTGTGAAAGAGGTGAACGGCCGCTCTGAAACAAAAGAGACCTTCTATAATAAGTTGGGTCAGGTATCACGCACCGTTCAGCTGGATAAAACCGTATCTGGTCGTTCCTTGGTCAGCTGTAATGTGTATGGCAACAGCAAATCTGCGCGTAACATAGGTAAACTGACAGACGCTTATCAGTTCCGTGTGACAGGCTCAGCGGCAAGCTGCGAAAACTTAATTGCCAATAATACGGCAAGCATCAGCAAGCATTACACTTTTGATGATTTAGGTCGTCCTGAAAGCAGTGTGACTAAAAATGCTGGTGGTGAGTTTAAGTCTGTTTCCAGCTATAACAGCCTGGGTCAGGTTAGCCAGGTGGCGCTGCCAAATGGCATGTTTGTGAAGTCGTATTACACAAATGGTCAGTTGCGCAGTAACTATGATGCCGCCACGAATAAGTTGTTGAGCAAAATTGAGCGTGTTGATGCACAGGGACGGGTGACGCAGCAGACGTTTGCTGGCGGGGTATCCCGGACCCAGTCGTTTGAAAAAGACAGTGCCTTTATTGACTCAATTTCTATTTCAAATGCTACTCAGACGCTGTATACGGTGAATTATAAGCATGATATCCGTGGCACTACGCGTCATCGTATCAGTCAGTATTATGAGCCGGGCGTGGGTAACGATTCGTTCAAATTTACCGAGTCATTTGGCTATGAAAATAACGGCCTGCAGCGCCTGGAAACCCGTACGGTAAGCCATGCCAGCACCCGTTATGGTGTGTCATTGCGCCTGGCGAATCAAACCTATAGCTATGATGCATATGGCAATATCAAAACCAATACCAATGTCGGGACTTACCACTATACGAATACCAATAACCCGTATCAGCTGACGTCTGTTTCCGGGGCAAGTGGTAAGCGCAGCTACAGTATGTCGTATGACAGCCATGGCAACATTGTTAACGATGGTCAGCGCCGTTTTTACTACACCCAGTTTGATAAGCCTTATAAAATCTCCAAAGACAGTAATACCTATACTGAATTCCGCTATGATGAGGCGGGTAACCGCTATTACCGTAAAGACGTACAACTGGTGAATGGCAGTTCACAAACAAAACAGGTGTACTACGTTGATAAGGTCTATGAGCTGATCAAGCAGACTGGGGGTAAAGACAGCAGTGGCAGTACTTTGCCATCGCAAATTGAGCATCGCTGGTATGCCGGTGGTGTGGTTATCAGTCAGGTTGAGGGTCAGGCACAAAAAACCCAGGTTGCACACAGCGATATGCTGGGCTCAACCGTACTGGTGACCAATGACAGCGGCAGTGCGATTGCACAGTACATTTACGACCCCTGGGGTAAACAGCAGCGGGTGTATGCGGCCTCTGAAATGGGCAGCAGTTTGTTACCACTGACACAGATGCGCGCCTTTACCGGGCACGAGCAGGTAGACCAGCTCGAGGTCATACATATGAACGGGCGTATCTACGATGCTAATCTGGGTCGATTCTTACAGGCGGATCCGTTTGTTCAGTTTCCGGATTTAACGCAAAGCCATAACCGTTACAGCTATGTGCTGAATAACCCATTGACTTACAACGACCCGAGCGGTTACTTCCTGAAGAAGTTAATGAAGATCACGGGACTGAGCTCATTACTTAAAGCCATTGCGAAGATCCCAATTCTGGATGCGGCGGTCAGTATTGCATTGGGGATATATGCGCCCTGGGCATTGCCGTTATATCAGGGACTAAAAACCTATGCGGTAACGGGCAGTTTCGGTGCAGCACTGAAGGCATATGTTATCTCCAGCGTGACAATAGGCGTTTCTGAAGTGATAGGTACTGCCCTGCCATTTGAGACGGGAGGGCTCACTTCTTTGGCCAATGTGGCTTCCCATGCCATGGTTGGCGGGATCACGTCAGTTCTGCAAGGGGGTAAATTTGGTCATGGTTTTGTCAGCTCGATGGTGTCGGCGAGTATGAAAGGGTTTATGAATCCTAAGACCACGAACTTTGGCAATGCCTACACCCGGACTATCATTGCTGGGCTCGTTGGAGGTACGGTCTCTGAACTCACGGGTGGTAAGTTCGCTAATGGCGCGGTCACCTCAGCGATGCAGTGGTGGTACAACGCTGAAGGAGGAAGTGCGGTTAAATATGGAAGCCGGGAACGTCCTTTGGGTTATAAAGCAGAAGGGTTTGTTAGCAGGATGGGTAAGGATGGCAAGTATTACTGGGTAGACCCACTTTCAAAACCTGCAAGTTTCTCGGAGAGTTATCTGCCTTCACAAACTGGTGAAGATATGAAGAGTTACAATGAAACAACCAATGAAGAATGGGCTTCTGCTGTTGGCGTCGCTGCACTGGTTGTAGGTGCTCCTGGGACTATGACGGCTATGTTAAGTTCGACATTCTTGTCATTTATCGCGTATGGCTTAGTGCCTAATACCCAAAATGCAATCGGTATGCTGTTAGGCCCTGTAGGCAAATCATACCAGTATATATATAAACCATTAGGTCAGACAATGGACAATATTGGTGTAGTTAATGGAGTGCATGGTACAGGCGTTATTCAGGGTATGACAAATTATGTCGAAAAGCCTCCCGGAGAATGA
- a CDS encoding IS110 family transposase, with protein sequence MNQVSTLSIDLAKNVFQLLAVDKHGKPCFSRRVNRQKLKETIQNIPPCRVVMVACGCAHYWGRMCIKAGHKAHLVRAQHVFPIVRGNKNDKNDCLAIYEASQRPYIRFVPVKSESQQAVLLLHRMRERLMKARTACLNQTRSFLLEFGIETPKSYRAFYNHIQTLLDQQLQPVILLLIHETCAELRAFERQLRQLDSLFRGANQRSPAAEIMQSLPGVGPIIASAFSASIDKGQAFNNAKEFGVWLGLTPRQYASADKSVLSHITKRGDRYLRKQLIHGARTVVTHAHKKDDDLNRWVTALRERVGVNKTIVATAHRLARLMWILLQKNEPYQPQYTQSGATQCI encoded by the coding sequence GTGAATCAAGTTAGCACATTATCTATAGACCTGGCTAAAAACGTTTTCCAATTACTTGCTGTGGATAAGCACGGCAAGCCCTGCTTTTCTCGACGGGTGAACCGTCAGAAGCTAAAAGAAACCATTCAGAATATACCACCTTGTAGAGTCGTCATGGTGGCCTGTGGCTGCGCCCACTACTGGGGAAGAATGTGTATCAAAGCAGGTCATAAAGCACATCTGGTGCGTGCGCAACACGTTTTCCCTATTGTCAGAGGAAATAAAAACGATAAAAATGATTGCCTTGCCATTTATGAAGCTAGTCAGCGACCTTACATTCGCTTTGTGCCTGTGAAATCAGAATCACAGCAAGCCGTCTTATTACTGCACCGGATGAGGGAAAGGTTAATGAAGGCGCGTACCGCATGCCTGAATCAGACCCGCAGTTTCCTGCTTGAATTTGGCATTGAAACACCTAAAAGTTATCGCGCTTTTTACAATCACATTCAGACCTTACTCGACCAACAACTGCAACCGGTCATTTTGTTGCTTATACACGAAACTTGCGCCGAGTTGAGAGCCTTTGAACGCCAGTTAAGACAGCTCGATTCTTTGTTTCGAGGTGCAAACCAACGCAGTCCGGCTGCTGAAATCATGCAATCCCTGCCAGGTGTAGGCCCAATCATCGCGTCTGCTTTTAGTGCCAGCATAGATAAAGGCCAGGCATTTAATAATGCCAAAGAGTTCGGTGTCTGGTTAGGGCTCACGCCCAGACAATATGCTTCCGCCGATAAAAGCGTTCTGAGCCATATCACCAAGCGAGGGGACAGGTATCTGCGCAAGCAATTAATCCACGGTGCTCGTACTGTGGTCACACATGCACATAAAAAAGACGATGATTTAAATCGCTGGGTTACCGCTTTGCGAGAGCGTGTTGGTGTCAATAAAACAATTGTGGCAACTGCCCACCGGCTGGCCAGGTTGATGTGGATATTACTACAGAAGAATGAACCTTATCAGCCGCAATATACACAATCGGGGGCGACACAATGCATCTAG
- a CDS encoding CC0125/CC1285 family lipoprotein, with protein MKLLKNLGLACLTLTAVGCSTVSYQSMGIRGGYSEKQINEYTYRVHYSGNGSVTLEQAIEFALLRSAVIAHQQGVDTFTSAKYSANVSRTYAGTPGVYVNKPSAYLDISLSNEQATDKSVACDKFASLFRLMAMQEAPRPVTHDTQRCIEQVQQKYQLTEQQIFDKK; from the coding sequence ATGAAGTTGTTAAAAAATTTAGGTTTAGCGTGTTTAACATTGACTGCCGTTGGGTGCAGCACCGTTTCTTACCAGTCTATGGGGATCCGTGGCGGTTACTCTGAAAAGCAAATCAATGAGTACACTTACCGGGTACATTATTCAGGCAATGGCAGCGTGACGCTAGAGCAGGCGATTGAGTTTGCGTTATTACGCAGCGCCGTCATTGCGCATCAGCAAGGGGTTGATACCTTCACCAGCGCAAAGTATTCAGCCAATGTATCGCGCACCTATGCTGGTACACCGGGTGTTTATGTGAATAAGCCCAGCGCGTATCTGGATATCTCGTTGAGCAATGAACAAGCGACAGATAAATCCGTAGCCTGTGACAAGTTTGCCAGTTTGTTTAGGCTTATGGCAATGCAAGAAGCCCCCCGCCCCGTTACACATGATACCCAGCGCTGTATCGAGCAGGTGCAACAAAAATACCAGCTCACTGAGCAGCAGATATTTGATAAAAAGTGA